The Pseudoalteromonas rubra region CTGACGAATTTCCTGGGAGGTATCCAATTCCTCTGCCTACAACAAACTAGCAAGCCGCCAAGCTTCATCATCCCCTGAACGGGTATACATCCTGACATACCCGATCTTCTTCCCTGACTTCATCCGATAGGTTACATCCTGTAGATATCCTTACCGCATCCAAGCACATCCTTTGTCGACTTGTGTAAACTCTGTCACACCGCTCGACTTGTCTTCCCTATTCCTTTTATAAACAACGTCCTTTTTGTGTCCTAAGCCATCCTGGCCTTGTCCACTTCGCTTATCCTAAGCGCTCCTGACTTCCGCTGTTAAACATCATCCTGATGTTACCCGAGTCTCCCTTGACTCTGTCCACTTCGCTTATCCTAAGCGCTCCTGACTTCCGCTGTTAAACATCATCCTGATGTTACCCGAGTCTCCCTTGACTCTGTCCACTTCGCTTACCCTAAGCGCTCCTGACTTCCGCTGTTAAACATCATCCTGATGTTTCCTGAGTCATCCTGACTCTGTCCACTTCGCTTATTCTAAGCGCTCCTGACTTCCGCTGTTAAACATCATCCTGATGTTTCCTGAGTCATCCTGACTCTATCCACTTCGCTTATCCTAAGCGCTCCTGACTTCCGCTGTTAAACATCATCCTGATGTTTCCTGAATCATCCTGACTCCATCCACTTCGCTTATCCTAAGCGCTCCTGACTTCCGCTGTTAAACATCATCCTGATGTTTCCTGAATCATCCTGACTCTATCCACTTCGCTTATCCTAAGCGCTCCTGACTTCCGCTGTTAAACATCATCCTGATGTTTCCTGAGTCATCCTGACTCTATCCACTTCACCCTTTCCTGGCACTGATGTCCTTCCGTCCTTGAACACGATTAAGTTTACGCAATCCTGAATAATGGAAAAGGCGCTTTTTCTCACACTTTTTTTCGTCATCTTCTTGAAACATTCACAAAAACAATAAATTTCAACAACTTAACTTATTGCAGAGGGTTAAAACACTGATACTAAAACGCCTTGACCTACATTCATGTGAGAAAAGTCTCACAGGCTTTTTTCCATAATGGCGGTTCGACTTTTAAACAGCAGTTCACCCTGTACTGATTTGAAGGTTAAAACCTGAAGTTTTTCATAGCCATGCTGACTAAAAAAGAAGTTCTGCTCGGCTTCAGACACAAATACCCCGAGACCACTGGCCAACGGATTTTCTTTAACTAATTCGTCCAATGCATCCAGTAAATGATGACCCAATCCTTGACCCTGATAGTGTGGCTCTACGGCAATAAACGAGAGAAAATAATAGTGCCCGCAATCTGCCAATGCTTCACGTATGGTTTTCTCTTTGTCTATTAATTGCTGAGTTTGTAAATATCCAGCGCTCATCATTAATCGCAAACGCCAGTCCCAACGTCGCGATGCTTGTAGCTCTGTCTGAGCTTCAAATACACAGGCAATCGCCAGTAAGTCTTCTTCCTGGTAAAGACCGATTAAAGGTTGAGCGGACTGGCCGAAACAGGATAACTCCTCACGGATCAAAGCACGGAGCCGAGATTCATAGGTTTGTTCATCCGCACCACCCAGTACATCTTTGAATAACTTGTCATCATGGTAGGCTCTGTATAGCAAGCTGGCCGCCACTCTGCTGTCTTCCGGGGATAAATGTTTAATGGTTAGCTGCGCACTGGTTGTCGAGTTTGTCATGGTAAGTCCTTGTGTTTTTTGTTGTGATTATCCGACGATTTTTTCTTGGTCGGTGTTGTAAATCTACTATAGTTATAGCGTACTTTTTAAACAACCAGAGGGCATATGGACACCAGTGCACATAACCTAAAAAACTTATTCGCTCAGCTTGGATTAGACAACAGTGATGCTGGCATCAAGGCATTTTTTAATCAGCACACACTGCCCAGCGATATGCTTTTGGCAGAAGCCCCGTTTTGGAACGAAGGACAAAAGCACTTCATTGAAGAGTCACTCAGAGAAGATGCTGACTGGAGTGAAATAATCGATGAGCTGGATGCAAGATTACGTTGAACAAAGCTGGCCACACTGGCGATAACCGGAGCATTACCCTGCATGTGCAGTGCTAAACACATGTGACATTGAAAAGCGCTATATGTCATCTCACAAACACGAGCTGCACCTTTTTACTGGTGATGTATTGGCAGCTTAGGTGATACAATGCGCTGAGTTTTAATTTCCAGAGGCCGCTTTATGCACCCCGCAGTTTTGAACGCAATTGCCGCACTCGTTGCGCAAGGCAAAACCCCCACCGTTGCCACCACCAAAGCCAAACTGGCCGAGCCCGTTGCAATGCCCTTGATCATTGCGGGTTTGACGGCTTATAAAAATAATCCAGATCTGCTGTCAACACTGGACGATCAACCAACGCAGAACGCACAACCAGCAGCACAGGATAACGCGCAGACACAGTTAGATCGCATTGAGGCGAAACTGGATAAATTACTCGCTCTGCTGGAGTCTCGTTAAGATGTTCGTTGTTGATCTCACTTTTGACTGTTATCAGGACACTACGCTTGAGCAAGCAGAGCAGGCTATCAACCGAGTGGTTAACGCGCTGCGTTTCAACGGCCAAATCATTGGCGATGAATTTCCCACCGTTTTGAAAGAAGGCTTTTTTATCACTCGGGTAATGTGTCCACTTGAAGATGCACTGCATCCTCTGCATCACAGCCCATTCGTTAAGCACGCCATTGATCAACTTCAGCAGGCGGGATTGTTAGCACCTAAAGTCAAAGTGATAGGTCAGGATATTCATGCCAATGGCGCTGATCAGTGCCAGTCTCCGTCCAGCTATATTCTCTATACAACCTATGTGCACACCTGTAGTCCGTTGTATTGTGGTGATGATTTTCAGCCAGTGCCTCTGTATAAGATCCCGGCCATCGCCAATGGCGATTATAAAGCACTAATAAAATGGCAAGAAGACTGGCAGGCCTGTGATCAGATCCAGATTAATGGTGCAACACGCTGCGAGTTTGCCGCTCTCAATGAATTGACCAGCCTGGATAGCGATCTCACCCGTCGGGGCCTGGATCTCAGTAAACGGATCCGTTATCTCACCAAAAAGCCGGTTTATTATTACTTGTACCGGGTTGGGGGTGAAAGCCTGGCACAGGAAAAAGCACGCTTGTGTCCGAGCTGCGGTGCACAGTGGGCATTAGATGAGCCCTGGTTTGGCATTTTCGATTTCAAATGTGATGCCTGTGAACTGGTTTCCAATATTTCCTGGGATTTCCAGTAAAGACGTAAGAGGTGGCCTCGCCACCTCCTGATATAGCTTAAAACTGCGAGATCAGCTGAGCCAGAAACGCACTCAGACTGGGCGCCAGCACTGTATGTGGCGCCTTACCCACGCGTTCAAGACATACTTCCCCCGTACTGAGTTGCACTGTAATTAAGACATCTTCCTGCGCAGTCAAACCAATAAAAACGGTATCAGCTTGCTTCAGGCGACGCTTCATTAACACATGCCCGGTGATATTCTGTTGCAAGCGCTCGAAATCTTCTTCATTCCAGGCCTGCAGCAGTTCAACCTCTTCTCCATCCAGCGTAGCCACAATATTGCCACCATACGCTGTGCCATAAAACGCATTTAACTCAGGGCTAAACTGAGTTTCCAGCGCACTGGCCAGTGCAGTCAAATCACCGCCCGGATTTCTGGACACGGCTTGCCAGGC contains the following coding sequences:
- the syd gene encoding SecY-interacting protein, with amino-acid sequence MSVSTLILELHDKFANSVQQTHGHWPLIEHDAQWPSPCETGEPRGDGLIAWQAVSRNPGGDLTALASALETQFSPELNAFYGTAYGGNIVATLDGEEVELLQAWNEEDFERLQQNITGHVLMKRRLKQADTVFIGLTAQEDVLITVQLSTGEVCLERVGKAPHTVLAPSLSAFLAQLISQF
- a CDS encoding GNAT family N-acetyltransferase; protein product: MTNSTTSAQLTIKHLSPEDSRVAASLLYRAYHDDKLFKDVLGGADEQTYESRLRALIREELSCFGQSAQPLIGLYQEEDLLAIACVFEAQTELQASRRWDWRLRLMMSAGYLQTQQLIDKEKTIREALADCGHYYFLSFIAVEPHYQGQGLGHHLLDALDELVKENPLASGLGVFVSEAEQNFFFSQHGYEKLQVLTFKSVQGELLFKSRTAIMEKSL
- a CDS encoding Zn-ribbon-containing protein, with protein sequence MFVVDLTFDCYQDTTLEQAEQAINRVVNALRFNGQIIGDEFPTVLKEGFFITRVMCPLEDALHPLHHSPFVKHAIDQLQQAGLLAPKVKVIGQDIHANGADQCQSPSSYILYTTYVHTCSPLYCGDDFQPVPLYKIPAIANGDYKALIKWQEDWQACDQIQINGATRCEFAALNELTSLDSDLTRRGLDLSKRIRYLTKKPVYYYLYRVGGESLAQEKARLCPSCGAQWALDEPWFGIFDFKCDACELVSNISWDFQ
- a CDS encoding DUF2789 domain-containing protein, encoding MDTSAHNLKNLFAQLGLDNSDAGIKAFFNQHTLPSDMLLAEAPFWNEGQKHFIEESLREDADWSEIIDELDARLR